The Mangrovibacterium diazotrophicum DNA window GCTATCGCAACCTTTGCAAATGCAAAAGACGGTCTTTGGGGGCTTAGCGTAAAGAATAAAGTCCCAAATTCGAATACTGTTTTTACTTGGAATAAAATCTTGTTTGAATTTCTTTATTCCAAAAGCCAGGGTGGAGAGCCTGATTCAAAACCAAGAAATTCCGGTTTCGAGGACTACTATGACAACCCCTATTACGTCTCTGGTTGGACCTACCAGGGAGAAAATTTGGGTAACCCATTCTTCACTCAGGTTAAGTACGCGCGAGACGAATTACCCGAACCGAAGTCAACATTTCAAAGTTTCTCAAACAATCGGCTGATGCTTTTCCATCTTGCATCAGAATTTTCCATTAGCGGATTCTATTGTAAAACACTTCTAAGCTATTCGATGAACTATGGGAATTACACCACCAGCCCCTCTGCTAGAGGATTGGGAGACCATATACGATATTTCCCACCACCCTATTTTGGACAACAGAATCAATTCTCCGGTTATCTGGAAACTTGCAAGCTCGTTGGCAAAAACCTTGAACTGGGCGTAAAATTTTCGATCGATCAAGGAGACTTACTATACAATTCTCTGGGTGGAGCCATCACACTAACCAAAAGATGGTAAACCAACATAGAACTACAATAAAATCTTTTCTGCTCCTGGAAATGTAATTACAATCGAGCAAAAATATAAGCCCTCAACATCAACAGAACACTCTCTCATGTCTACTTCCGCAAACAACAAGCGAATCGCTAAGAATACGATGATGCTCTATATCAGGATGCTCTTAACCATGGGAGTTTCCTTGTATACAGTGCGGGTTGTACTGGACACGCTCGGAACTATTGATTACGGTCTATATAATGTCGTCGGTGGAGTCGTCACCATGTTTGCTTTTTTAAGTGGCACCATGGCTTCCGCTTCTCAACGTTTTTTCGCCTTTGAACTAGGACGAAATAACATGGGGAAACTTACACAAACGTTCAGTATGACGATGAATATTTATCTCATCATAGCAGTAATAATTGTCGTACTCGCGGAAACTGTCGGACTTTGGTTTTTGACCCATAAGATGACCATTCCGCCGGAACGAATGGACGCAGCTCAATGGGTTTTCCATTTTTCGATTCTGACATTCATGATGACCATGTTCACAATACCTTACAATGCTGCGATTATAGTACAGGAAAAAATGACTGTATATGCATACGTCAGTATATTGGAAGTGGTGCTTAAGCTTATTCTAGTCTTTTTACTTGTTTTTTCTCCATATGACAAACTAAAGCTATACTCGGTGCTAATGTTTTCTGTAACCACGCTTGTTACGCTAATTTATCGCACATATTGCAAACGTAAATTCCAACATTACCGCTACTCCTTTTTTTGGGACAAAGCGTTATTTTATAAATTGATTGGCTATTCGGGATGGAACTTGTTTGGTGCTTTAGCGGGAATGTTCAATAATCAGGGGGTTAACATCATTTTAAATCTCTTCTTTGGACCGACCATTAATGCAGCCAGAGCAATAGCATACCAGGTGAGCGCTGCGATCAATCGCTTTGCCCAAAATTTTATGACAGCTACCCGACCCCAAATTGTTAAACACTATGCGGGCGGCGAGAACAAGCAAATGCTAAAACTAGTATTTCAAAGCTCAAAGCTTTCTTTCTTTTTACTATTTATCATTTCAATGCCTATGTTGCTTGAGACCAATTTTATTATTGGACTGTGGCTTAAAAAGGTTCCGGAGTACGTAACACTATTCACCAGATTAGTCATATTGACCGCGCTAATTGATTCTTTGTCACTTCCATTAATGACAGCCGCTCAGGCTACAGGTAAAATACGAAAATACCAAACGGCTGTTGGTGGGACGATGCTACTGGCCCTACCAGTCTCCTACTTTCTTCTTCTAGGTGGATTCCCTCCCGAAACCGTTATGTATGTTGCTATTGTCAACTCTGTAATTTGCCTCTTCCTCAGGCTACTCATATTAAAAGACTTAGTTGAACTTCCTGTAAAAAAATATTTGATGGAAGTCATTCTTCCTAGTTTATCAGCGGCTCTTGTAGCCTACGCAGTACCCTCAATTCTATCATCACAAATCCCTAGAAGCATGGCCCGCGTTTTTATTGTCGGCTTTACCGGAATAATAACTTCCACGTTGGCCATATATCTGATTGCCTTGACAATGAACGAAAAAAGATACATCCTCGAAACACTACATAAATTAAAAACCAGACGCAATGCTTAAGCAAACAGTCAAAAAAATAATTCCGCCTGAGTTGTTAGACCGATATAAAAAGAAGAAAAAAGTTTTCTCTTTCAAAAAAGGTCTGAAAAAATCATACGAATATGACTACACCAAATATGTTCTCCATTCAAACTCGATTGGGAATGGCACAGCCGATAAGTTGATTGGTGACATTATAAAAGAGTACCACGTTATCGAAAAAGGATTGACGATGCCTGATACCCGGCTTGGATTTGGTCAACCAAAACTTATAAACCTGATTAACAACTGCATCAAATACATCAACCTCTATGGTAACGCGGACGAGCAAGTAGCACATGCAATACAGGTCATTTTAGAGTACGAAGACTTTCATAGAAAGGAAAATTACATTTTACTCGCAGAGACAATACAAGCGCTAAGTAAGATAAAAGAATCCGCTCAAGGGATGAATGCTTGTTCTCAAAGAGAGGTATCGAAAGCGGCTTACTTTAGCCATATCGAAGATCCTTTTCCTGAGTTCTCAGAATCAAGATCGAGCATACGTAACTACAGCCAGGAAGAAGTTCCAATCAAAGAAATTGAAGATGTTCTGATATTGGCTAAAAACACACCTTCAGCCTGTAACCGCCAAACGTGGAGGACCTACGTCTACACAAACAAAAATCGAATCAACAAAATACTGGAGGTTCAAGGCGGAAACAGAGGCTTTGGACATTTAGCGAATAAACTCATTGTTATAACATCTGAATTGGGTGTTTTTTCGAATACCGCCGAACGTTACCAGGCGTATGTTGACGGAGGAATGTATGCGATGAATCTTCTATATTCCTTGCATTCTCACAAAATAGCAGCTTGTATACTAAACTGTAGCAATCCCCGCGACAAAGACATCAAAATGAGGGAAGTATGCAATATCAAAGACTCTGAAGTATTTATCGCAATGATCACTTGCGGATATCCACCAGAAGAATTCAAAATTGCTATCTCTAAAAGGTACACTATCGAGAAAACTCACCAAACGATTAACGATTAAGATTCATGAAGATTGCGATACTAACATTCCACAATGCCCACAACTACGGAGCTGTATTACAGGCATGGGCGTTAAAAACGTACCTTGCGACAACAGGCAACGACGTTGAAATTATAGATTATCGTACATTCGTTAACACCAGAAGTGATTTTAAGAATTTCTTCAAACGTCGAAATATTGCCACACTCGTCTTTAGCGTCGCTTTTAAATTCAATCGGTTTTACAGACGCTTCACCCGTTTTGACAATTTTATCAAGAATAAATTAAATCCGAAATCTACCGTCTATACCCCTTCTGACTTTGCCGATCTCGATTACGACCTGTACATCATCGGAAGCGATCAGGTATGGAATAATAAAATCACCGGAAGCCATGATCCTGTATTTTGGGGAGATATTGAGCAGAAAAAAGACTTTAAGTTGATAAGCTATGCTGCCAGCATGGGAAATGAAACGCTCAATACCCAAAACACGTTACAGATTCAAGACTCATTAATCCGGTTTGACAGTATAAGTGTTCGAGAGAAAAACACTGTCGATCAACTACGAAAGATCGTTTCGAAAGAAATCTTTCACGTATTTGACCCGACATTCCTGCTAAAGGCACAAGACTACAATGAAATTTTAGCCTCCCCCGTTGTAAAAGGTAAATACATTTTGGTTTATCAGGTTGCATTCTCCCCAAAGGTCGAGAATGTCGCTAAGCAAATCGCGAACCAGACGAATTCAACAATCATTCATTTAGAATCCACAATCAAGTACAACATACCTGTAAAGAATCATTTCGAGACAATGGGCCCGATGGAATATCTGAGTTTAATAAAATACGCCCATTGTATTGTGACAACCTCTTTTCACGGGACAGCATTCTCCATTATATACGAGAAGCCATTCTACCTGGTAAATCTGGATAGTCACAACAACCGTCCTAAATCTTTATTGCAAGATCTGGGGTTGACCCACAGAATAATTGAGAAAGCTGAAGATTGCTCCTTTTCTCCGATTGACTATTCTAAAATTCAATCCGCACTATCTGAAAAACGAGCGTCTTCGCAACAATTTCTGCAAAACTCGTTCATTCAACCCATCGTTGGAAAATATGCATGATCACTGTATGCCCACACTTTCTATTATCATTCCGGTTTACAACGTAGAAGAGCACATCCGAAAATGCGTAGATAGTATCGTTGTCAACAAATCGAGCGCGATTGAGATAATCCTGGTTGATGACGGAAGCTCTGACAAGTCGGGAGCAATTTGCGACCAGATTGCAGAAACAGATTCCAGAGTTACAGTCATACATAAAAAAAACGGAGGAGTCAGCAAAGCCAGAAACACAGGACTAGCTGTTACTAAAGGAAAATACATTGGCTTTGTTGATTCTGATGACTATGTAACAGAAAACTATGTCGATAGCTTAATCGAGTTGCTCAACACCGAGTCTCCTGATATTATTCAATTTGGCGTTGAAAGGGTTTCAACCAGAAATGCATACACGATTTGCCCTGAAAAATCTAGGTTGTATCAAAACTCAAATAACTACATCCTCAAGGAGCATTATTCCCATGGTGTTTGGTCTTATGCTTTCAAAGCCGAATTAATCGAAAAAAACAAAATTCGCTTTCCGGAAGATATTCCGTTTTCAGAGGACCAAGCGTTTATCGCAAGATGCTTCTTAAAAAGCCATTCAATAAAAGCTATAAACAGGTGCTTATACTATTATATCGATCGTTTTAACTCTGCTGTTAACAGTAATAAAAAACACGAAAGAGCATATTGCAACCTTTTAGTTTTTAATGACCTCCTACGATTTCACAAGGATAATGAATTAAATGCTACCGCGTTCTCCCGTTCAATTTTGAAAAACTTGTTCTTCGACTATTTCTTGTACTTAAAGAGATTTAACATCCTCAAGAAAGAGTTCATTAAAGAAGATTTAAATGTCATCGTCAATTCAGATTATTTAAAAACGTTCAGCAGGAAACTCCATATTTTATACGCAACGGCAACTGTCTATCCGGTTGAATTTGCGCTTTATTCCCAAGCAGTCAGAAAAATAGACAGAACCATACGCTCAATCAAAAAACGAGTCCACCGCCTCTATTAAGAAGAAGAAGAATCCAAATGAGAAATATTTTCTACATCACAACATTACTTCTGCTTACACTTGGTCCTACAGTACTAAATTACTTGGGCTGGAAGATCGGTTTCTCGAACGGTCCTTTTTATCAAAAGTCTTATCCGGCTTTTTGGCTTCTGATGCTACTGTTTTCCTGGATATTGACACAAAAGCCAAAATCTACCTTGAGGTACAATCGCACTGAAGTAAATATTTTCGCCCTGTGCATTATAATAATCCTAACAATGACAGCTTTGGGATATGACTCTGGACTTTCGATTTTCTCAAACTCAATATTATTACCAGTACTACTCTCTATAAGTCTGACCTATTTTATCGCATATAAACCAACAAGAACAACAACCGACATCAAAACTATTTTACTGGGCTTCTTAATTTTAAATTCCGGTCTGGCAATTGCAGAACGAGTCCTGCATACTAATTTTTTCCCTTTCACCCTAGCCTTACAGGACGAAACAGTTTCGATAGAATATGAAAGCATAGCAGAATTCAGAAGCACAGCATTAATGGGACATCCTTTGAGCAATGCATTATGCACCACTGTCATTATGAGTTTTATTTTGATTTCCGAACTCCCGGAAAAAAAGAAATACGCTTTGTGGCTTTTGGGATACGTTGCGATTCTATGCTTTAATGCCAGAAGCTCGATATTAGCCTGGGGGGGGTTTGCCGGAATCTACATCATGAACAGATTATGGGATCGACAATATTCAGTCTCAAAGAAAATTTGGTTAATCGCATTGGGGGCAATTGGTTTACTAGCTATACTTTACCTAATCTTTAATACGGGTATCGGTGGACGCTTACTCTCAATGGAACTTTTTGATAATAGTGGTACATCCCGCCTACGTATATTTGAAATATTTGACTATTATAGTTTTGGATCATTTCTCTTTGGGGGGGTATCACCTGAAACCATGTATATCATGGCCAATACTGTAGGATTAGGTCATATTGAGAACTACTGGCTAATCTATATTTTCCGGTTTGGTATAATCTATACGGTAATACTAACGATACTATTCTACAATCTATTTAAACGCTATTTAACTCCATACAACAAGTTCCAAAAAATATTCGTCGTACTGTGCTTTCTACTTATCAGCAGCACGAACAATTCGTTAGCCATGGGGGTCCCTGCAATATCAGTATTCTTACTCTGTGCTGTTGCATTTGGAGATAGTAATATGGAATACAGTGGCGAGATTTACGAGCCAACACCCTATCCCCTGCAAAACTAAATTGCTTTCCCTGGGGAAAAAAACATAACAGGGACGACGCACATACCGCCTTTGGAGTTTAAATAGCGCAAGTCTAACATAGCAAAGTTGTATTGCCCTAATAATATTGAAGATGACGAAACTCTTGCATGTAATTCACGATTTCCTTAACGGAGGAATAGAGAGCTTCTTGTTTTATTTGTCACAAGAACAATTAACGAATAAAAACTTAGAGGTCACAATTCTTTGTTTACAAGAAGAGCATAAAATAACAAATCCTCGGATCAAAAGTCTCCCGTTAAAAATTATATATATTCCTATACCGCCTTTCGGGAAGTCGTTCAAAAGGTATCGGGAATTTCTTAGAACGATTAATGATTATGATATTGTACATTGGCATACTTTTAAACCAAACCTAGCATTCCTTTCCAGGTTTTCGAATACAAAACACGTTTATACTGTTCATAGTGCGGGTACATTACTTCGTCAGAAATCTACCTACCGCGATTTCAAAGCCTACCTATTCAAAAAGTTCTTAAATCAAACAATAGATGGCATAGCTAGCAACTCAATCTATACTCAGAATTTTTGGAAAGAAAAGGGAGTAAAAACGAAGAACAACAGGGTCATCTATAATGGAGTATACTTCAACAATAGGTACAACAAGGAAAATGTATATCAGGATTTCCCTCATTTACGTGGTAAATTCATCATCGGCACAACCTCTCGATTGATCTCTTGGAAGAGAGTAGACATACTGATCAAAGCTTTCTCTGGTCTCACCAACTCAGATTCAAACACTGTCCTTTTAATTGTCGGCGATGGCCCGGAGAAGGAAAAATTACAAGCACTAACAAAAGCTTTAAAGATCCAAGACCAAGTGACATTCACCGGCTATAAAAGCAATGTTACAGACTACCAGGACGCAATGGACATTTGTGTATTTGCCTCTGCTTCTGAGCCTTTCGGTTTGGTAGCAGTCGAATGTCTCCATCTTGGAAAACCCGTTCTGGTTATGGAAGACGGGGGTGGACTTGTAGAAATAATTGAAAAAGTAGACCATAGAAACATTGCAAATTCCGAATCCGAATTAACATCGCTTCTTGAAAAATTCACAAACAATAAAGACAGAGATAGAGAAGAATTTAACCAACGAAAAACTGTTGCAAAAAGCTTTAGTATCACGAATTGTGAAAAAAATTATTGGGAACTCTATTGTAGCATCGTTAAATATAAATAAATGAACAAAATACTTTATCCGAGTAGAATCATAAAGGGCAACTTAGGGGATGTACTTATTAACGTTTTGCTTATTCGGGAATTACTAAATCATTCAGAGGTTTACCTTAAAGGAAAACCGAGAGCAGAAGTTTACGATTTGATCGTCCAAAATAATCCGGACAAAAACAAACTCAACATAATCGATTCAAACAGCAAAAGCCTGTTCCTGGAGAAGCTCAAAATATTCTCGAATATTGCATTTAAAAATAAATATAGAATCGTTTTCGATACTCCAGGACATGTTACAGAGAAAAAGAAACATTTGAAAACATTACTCAAAGCGATTTCTGACATCGTAAAAGCAGACATCTACCATCTCTTAAATATCAAAATTTACAAATTCGGAATAACACTTGGCCCTTTTAAAAACGACAGTTGGTTCTTATACAAGAAAGTATGCAAAAAAACTGATCACGTTATGCTCAGGGACAAGAGAAACTATGAACAACTAAAAACGAGGAAATTAAAAAATATCCACTTAGGTCCCGATCTCGCTTTCTTACTCTACCGACACCCGCAGCTTAATCCAATCCCTGAGACTAAGATCGAAAAAGAAGGGGTTGTCATCTCCCTACGAGGTTCGCTGATCGGGAAGAAAATTGAGCATAACTACTTCGACACTGTAGTTTCCAACACAATCTCATTAGTGAGTCAAATAGTCTCAGAGGCACAGATTAACGTCGTTAAACTCTCATATCAAGTTGATTGTGACAGAGAGCCCGCGATGGTGTTATTCGACAAACTAAAAATCGTTTTCCCTTCAATAGAATTAATCTTCATAGATCATATTCTGAATTTCGACCAAGCATCTGAACTTTATCGA harbors:
- a CDS encoding glycosyltransferase; protein product: MPTLSIIIPVYNVEEHIRKCVDSIVVNKSSAIEIILVDDGSSDKSGAICDQIAETDSRVTVIHKKNGGVSKARNTGLAVTKGKYIGFVDSDDYVTENYVDSLIELLNTESPDIIQFGVERVSTRNAYTICPEKSRLYQNSNNYILKEHYSHGVWSYAFKAELIEKNKIRFPEDIPFSEDQAFIARCFLKSHSIKAINRCLYYYIDRFNSAVNSNKKHERAYCNLLVFNDLLRFHKDNELNATAFSRSILKNLFFDYFLYLKRFNILKKEFIKEDLNVIVNSDYLKTFSRKLHILYATATVYPVEFALYSQAVRKIDRTIRSIKKRVHRLY
- a CDS encoding polysaccharide pyruvyl transferase family protein; translation: MKIAILTFHNAHNYGAVLQAWALKTYLATTGNDVEIIDYRTFVNTRSDFKNFFKRRNIATLVFSVAFKFNRFYRRFTRFDNFIKNKLNPKSTVYTPSDFADLDYDLYIIGSDQVWNNKITGSHDPVFWGDIEQKKDFKLISYAASMGNETLNTQNTLQIQDSLIRFDSISVREKNTVDQLRKIVSKEIFHVFDPTFLLKAQDYNEILASPVVKGKYILVYQVAFSPKVENVAKQIANQTNSTIIHLESTIKYNIPVKNHFETMGPMEYLSLIKYAHCIVTTSFHGTAFSIIYEKPFYLVNLDSHNNRPKSLLQDLGLTHRIIEKAEDCSFSPIDYSKIQSALSEKRASSQQFLQNSFIQPIVGKYA
- a CDS encoding nitroreductase family protein, with the translated sequence MLKQTVKKIIPPELLDRYKKKKKVFSFKKGLKKSYEYDYTKYVLHSNSIGNGTADKLIGDIIKEYHVIEKGLTMPDTRLGFGQPKLINLINNCIKYINLYGNADEQVAHAIQVILEYEDFHRKENYILLAETIQALSKIKESAQGMNACSQREVSKAAYFSHIEDPFPEFSESRSSIRNYSQEEVPIKEIEDVLILAKNTPSACNRQTWRTYVYTNKNRINKILEVQGGNRGFGHLANKLIVITSELGVFSNTAERYQAYVDGGMYAMNLLYSLHSHKIAACILNCSNPRDKDIKMREVCNIKDSEVFIAMITCGYPPEEFKIAISKRYTIEKTHQTIND
- a CDS encoding VpsF family polysaccharide biosynthesis protein (VpsF, distantly related to oligosaccharide ligases, is encoded next to the probable flippase VpsE.), giving the protein MRNIFYITTLLLLTLGPTVLNYLGWKIGFSNGPFYQKSYPAFWLLMLLFSWILTQKPKSTLRYNRTEVNIFALCIIIILTMTALGYDSGLSIFSNSILLPVLLSISLTYFIAYKPTRTTTDIKTILLGFLILNSGLAIAERVLHTNFFPFTLALQDETVSIEYESIAEFRSTALMGHPLSNALCTTVIMSFILISELPEKKKYALWLLGYVAILCFNARSSILAWGGFAGIYIMNRLWDRQYSVSKKIWLIALGAIGLLAILYLIFNTGIGGRLLSMELFDNSGTSRLRIFEIFDYYSFGSFLFGGVSPETMYIMANTVGLGHIENYWLIYIFRFGIIYTVILTILFYNLFKRYLTPYNKFQKIFVVLCFLLISSTNNSLAMGVPAISVFLLCAVAFGDSNMEYSGEIYEPTPYPLQN
- a CDS encoding lipopolysaccharide biosynthesis protein; this translates as MSTSANNKRIAKNTMMLYIRMLLTMGVSLYTVRVVLDTLGTIDYGLYNVVGGVVTMFAFLSGTMASASQRFFAFELGRNNMGKLTQTFSMTMNIYLIIAVIIVVLAETVGLWFLTHKMTIPPERMDAAQWVFHFSILTFMMTMFTIPYNAAIIVQEKMTVYAYVSILEVVLKLILVFLLVFSPYDKLKLYSVLMFSVTTLVTLIYRTYCKRKFQHYRYSFFWDKALFYKLIGYSGWNLFGALAGMFNNQGVNIILNLFFGPTINAARAIAYQVSAAINRFAQNFMTATRPQIVKHYAGGENKQMLKLVFQSSKLSFFLLFIISMPMLLETNFIIGLWLKKVPEYVTLFTRLVILTALIDSLSLPLMTAAQATGKIRKYQTAVGGTMLLALPVSYFLLLGGFPPETVMYVAIVNSVICLFLRLLILKDLVELPVKKYLMEVILPSLSAALVAYAVPSILSSQIPRSMARVFIVGFTGIITSTLAIYLIALTMNEKRYILETLHKLKTRRNA
- a CDS encoding polysaccharide pyruvyl transferase family protein — protein: MNKILYPSRIIKGNLGDVLINVLLIRELLNHSEVYLKGKPRAEVYDLIVQNNPDKNKLNIIDSNSKSLFLEKLKIFSNIAFKNKYRIVFDTPGHVTEKKKHLKTLLKAISDIVKADIYHLLNIKIYKFGITLGPFKNDSWFLYKKVCKKTDHVMLRDKRNYEQLKTRKLKNIHLGPDLAFLLYRHPQLNPIPETKIEKEGVVISLRGSLIGKKIEHNYFDTVVSNTISLVSQIVSEAQINVVKLSYQVDCDREPAMVLFDKLKIVFPSIELIFIDHILNFDQASELYRNSKFVITNRLHVFLFAMILNTKSYVVTDIVKHQKLIAIINDLELSSLVYSPELRYSFQDPSQMELFAKHADINARTLRESIKTIATL
- a CDS encoding glycosyltransferase family 4 protein gives rise to the protein MTKLLHVIHDFLNGGIESFLFYLSQEQLTNKNLEVTILCLQEEHKITNPRIKSLPLKIIYIPIPPFGKSFKRYREFLRTINDYDIVHWHTFKPNLAFLSRFSNTKHVYTVHSAGTLLRQKSTYRDFKAYLFKKFLNQTIDGIASNSIYTQNFWKEKGVKTKNNRVIYNGVYFNNRYNKENVYQDFPHLRGKFIIGTTSRLISWKRVDILIKAFSGLTNSDSNTVLLIVGDGPEKEKLQALTKALKIQDQVTFTGYKSNVTDYQDAMDICVFASASEPFGLVAVECLHLGKPVLVMEDGGGLVEIIEKVDHRNIANSESELTSLLEKFTNNKDRDREEFNQRKTVAKSFSITNCEKNYWELYCSIVKYK